A window of Ipomoea triloba cultivar NCNSP0323 chromosome 2, ASM357664v1 contains these coding sequences:
- the LOC116010665 gene encoding probable xyloglucan 6-xylosyltransferase 5: protein MGVDEGGALPTTTFAAQKRAGTLPTPNGGGARGGRASSTPSRGRQIHRAFNTLKITILCGFVTILVLRGTIGFGNLASSQALAEAEAENLNLIAETNRIIAEIRSDSEPEEEEEGGTLDANPTFILGPKISDWDEQRKEWVQRNPEFPIIVNGKPRILLVTGSPPGPCDNPVGDHYLLKGIKNKIDYSRVHGIEIMYNLVHLDSEMTGYWEKLPLIRRLMLSHPEIEWFWWMDSDALFTDMTFEIPLSKYDNHNLVIHGYSDLLFDQKSWTALSTGSFLIRNCQWSLELLDAWALMGHKGPVREEAGKILTANLKGRPDFEADDQSALVYLLLSKKDTWMDKVFIENSYHLHGYWAGLVDKYEEMIEKFHPGFGDDRWPFVTHFVGCKPCESYGEYSAERCLRSMERAFNFADNQILKLYGFKHRGLLSPHVKRIRNETDAPLQNVDQYDLRRAKHPSGLLNSQQS from the coding sequence ATGGGTGTAGATGAAGGTGGAGCACTACCCACCACCACATTTGCAGCTCAAAAGAGAGCCGGAACCCTACCCACCCCCAACGGCGGCGGAGCCCGCGGCGGCCGAGCTAGCTCTACTCCCTCACGCGGCCGCCAGATCCACCGGGCTTTCAACACCCTCAAGATTACAATCCTCTGCGGCTTCGTTACCATCCTTGTCCTCCGCGGCACCATCGGTTTCGGCAACCTCGCTTCTTCCCAGGCCTTAGCCGAGGCGGAGGCTGAGAACTTGAATCTCATTGCAGAAACTAACCGGATAATCGCCGAGATCCGGTCGGACAGTGAgccggaggaggaggaggagggggGAACTCTCGACGCGAACCCTACCTTCATATTGGGGCCCAAAATCAGTGATTGGGATGAACAGCGAAAGGAATGGGTTCAGAGAAATCCAGAATTTCCGATTATTGTGAATGGAAAACCTCGGATTTTGCTTGTTACTGGGTCTCCACCGGGTCCTTGCGATAACCCTGTTGGGGATCACTATCTTTTGAAGGGTATTAAGAACAAAATTGATTATTCTAGGGTACATGGGATTGAGATAATGTATAATTTAGTTCATTTGGATAGTGAAATGACAGGCTACTGGGAGAAACTGCCCTTGATTAGGAGGCTGATGCTTTCTCATCCTGAAATCGAGTGGTTTTGGTGGATGGATAGTGATGCTTTGTTCACTGACATGACTTTCGAGATACCTTTGTCTAAGTATGACAATCATAATCTTGTTATCCATGGCTACTCGGATTTGTTGTTTGATCAGAAATCTTGGACTGCCTTGAGCACGGGTAGTTTTCTCATTAGGAATTGCCAGTGGTCACTAGAATTGCTTGATGCCTGGGCGCTGATGGGGCATAAAGGTCCTGTCCGCGAGGAGGCTGGGAAGATTCTTACGGCTAATTTGAAGGGTAGACCAGATTTTGAAGCTGACGATCAGTCAGCACTGGTATACTTGCTCTTGTCAAAGAAGGATACGTGGATGGACAAAGTGTTCATTGAGAACTCTTACCATTTGCACGGATATTGGGCAGGTTTGGTGGATAAGTACGAGGAGATGATTGAGAAATTCCATCCGGGGTTTGGTGACGATAGATGGCCATTTGTGACACATTTTGTGGGATGCAAGCCGTGCGAAAGCTATGGAGAATACTCTGCCGAAAGGTGCTTGAGAAGCATGGAGAGAGCTTTCAATTTTGCTGATAATCAAATACTAAAGCTGTATGGGTTTAAGCATAGGGGATTGCTGAGCCCGCACGTCAAGAGGATCAGGAATGAGACTGATGCCCCACTGCAAAATGTAGATCAGTATGATTTACGACGCGCAAAGCATCCAAGTGGATTACTGAATTCTCAACAGTCATAA